From Butyricimonas paravirosa, one genomic window encodes:
- the cysS gene encoding cysteine--tRNA ligase, producing MENKLTIYNTLSRKKELFEPINPPFVGLYVCGPTVYGDAHLGHARPAITFDLLFRYLKFMGYRVRYVRNITDVGHLVNDADEGEDKIAKKAKLEQLEPMEVVQFYSNRYHKNMEQLNTLPPSIEPHASGHIIEQQELIKQIIENGFAYESEGNIYFDVERYNQKYHYGKLSGRKIDELFANTRELSGQQEKRNPFDFALWKKASPEHIMRWPSPWGVGFPGWHLECSCMSQKYLGETFDIHGGGLDLQFPHHECEIAQNVAAQGHEAVKYWMHNNMVTINGQKMGKSLGNFITLDQLFTGDNNVLEQAYSPMTVRFFILQAHYRSPLDFSNEALKAAEKGYERMMAAVSQLNRLKASNENTVDIATLQANCFEAMNDDLNTPILIAHLFEGVRIINSIAAGSEKINAENLEMLKNLFHSFVFDILGLKGEEDSSASNQALGKVIDAMMNVRKTARANKDWATSDSIRDELKNAGIQIKDTKDGYEWNLE from the coding sequence ATGGAAAACAAGTTAACGATATACAACACGTTAAGTCGAAAAAAAGAGTTATTTGAACCCATTAACCCGCCTTTCGTAGGATTATATGTTTGTGGACCGACCGTATACGGGGACGCTCATCTGGGCCATGCCCGTCCGGCAATCACCTTTGACTTGTTATTCCGTTATCTTAAATTCATGGGATACCGGGTAAGATACGTCCGCAACATCACTGACGTGGGGCACCTCGTGAATGATGCGGATGAGGGAGAAGACAAGATCGCCAAGAAAGCCAAACTGGAACAATTGGAACCGATGGAAGTGGTACAATTCTACTCGAACCGTTACCACAAAAACATGGAGCAACTGAACACGCTGCCCCCCAGCATCGAGCCACACGCATCCGGTCACATTATCGAACAACAGGAATTAATCAAGCAGATCATCGAAAACGGTTTTGCCTACGAAAGCGAGGGAAATATCTATTTCGACGTGGAACGCTATAACCAAAAATATCACTATGGTAAACTATCCGGTCGTAAAATCGATGAATTGTTTGCCAACACGAGAGAACTGAGCGGACAACAGGAAAAACGTAACCCGTTTGATTTCGCTTTGTGGAAAAAGGCCTCCCCGGAACATATCATGCGTTGGCCCTCACCTTGGGGTGTAGGATTCCCGGGCTGGCACCTTGAATGTTCCTGCATGAGTCAGAAATACCTGGGAGAAACATTTGACATCCACGGGGGCGGTTTGGACTTGCAATTCCCGCACCACGAATGTGAAATCGCCCAAAACGTGGCGGCACAAGGACACGAGGCAGTAAAATACTGGATGCACAACAACATGGTGACCATCAACGGGCAGAAGATGGGTAAATCCCTGGGGAACTTCATCACGCTGGATCAGCTCTTCACGGGCGACAACAACGTGCTGGAACAAGCTTACTCCCCCATGACAGTTCGATTCTTCATCCTGCAAGCACACTATCGCAGCCCGCTTGACTTCTCGAACGAGGCATTAAAGGCAGCGGAGAAAGGTTACGAGCGAATGATGGCCGCCGTTTCACAACTTAACAGGTTGAAAGCGTCCAACGAGAACACGGTAGACATCGCCACCTTGCAAGCGAACTGTTTCGAGGCCATGAACGACGACTTGAACACGCCGATACTAATCGCCCACTTGTTCGAAGGCGTCCGCATCATCAACTCCATTGCGGCAGGCTCGGAAAAGATCAACGCGGAAAACTTGGAAATGTTGAAAAACCTGTTCCACAGTTTCGTGTTCGACATCCTCGGTCTCAAGGGAGAAGAGGACTCCAGTGCTAGCAACCAAGCCCTAGGCAAGGTGATCGACGCCATGATGAACGTGCGGAAAACCGCCCGGGCGAACAAGGACTGGGCGACCTCCGACAGCATCCGCGACGAGCTGAAAAACGCAGGTATCCAGATAAAAGACACGAAGGACGGTTACGAATGGAACCTTGAATGA
- the ung gene encoding uracil-DNA glycosylase, which produces MVDVKIEPSWKELLKDEFEKPYFSELIQFVKNEYKTTKIYPPGKLIFNAFDHCPAEQTKVVILGQDPYHGPGQAHGLCFSVPEGIEQPPSLQNIFKEINNDLGKPVPTSGNLERWAEQGVLLLNATLTVRAHQAGSHQNKGWETFTDAVIKIISEKKENLVFFLWGSYAQRKGAFINTQRHLVLKSVHPSPLSANRGGWFGNHQFSQANAYLKLHGLKEIEW; this is translated from the coding sequence ATGGTTGACGTAAAAATCGAGCCCTCTTGGAAAGAACTCTTAAAAGATGAATTTGAGAAACCTTATTTCTCCGAGTTGATCCAATTCGTGAAAAACGAGTACAAGACCACGAAGATATATCCTCCGGGAAAACTCATTTTCAATGCCTTTGATCATTGTCCCGCGGAACAAACCAAGGTTGTCATTCTCGGGCAAGACCCGTACCACGGTCCCGGACAGGCGCACGGACTTTGTTTTTCCGTCCCGGAAGGTATCGAGCAACCACCTTCATTACAGAACATTTTCAAAGAAATAAATAACGATTTGGGTAAACCCGTCCCCACGTCCGGCAACCTCGAACGCTGGGCGGAACAGGGAGTGCTATTACTCAACGCCACGTTGACCGTGAGAGCCCATCAGGCTGGTTCACATCAAAACAAAGGTTGGGAAACCTTCACCGATGCCGTCATCAAAATCATTTCCGAGAAAAAAGAAAACCTCGTTTTCTTCCTTTGGGGTTCCTACGCCCAACGCAAAGGCGCCTTCATCAACACCCAACGGCATTTGGTGCTGAAATCCGTACACCCCTCCCCCTTGTCTGCCAACCGGGGCGGCTGGTTCGGCAATCACCAATTCAGTCAGGCAAATGCTTATTTGAAATTGCACGGCTTAAAAGAAATAGAGTGGTAA
- a CDS encoding glutaminyl-peptide cyclotransferase, with translation MPYLYYILLSLLLLSACQGEKKSKGNQNQITVDSAQSRKTTGPKYVKSVQFVYPMKFDTCRFNEELKIVYANNKHYKIDSAHLFFNQKQIATLDSATREFVFKIPKEKCGTNTLKVIAFHPNNKCGVATQSFIVKPDKAPQPLQYQLVKTYSHATDASTQGLVYIDGIIYEGTGIKGQSTLRKIDLENNKTLAMLGLDSQYFGEGITVYKDKIYQLTWTSQKAFVYDLASFTLLTTFDYSMEQGWGLTTMGDKLVMSDGSHNLYHLDPNLFSVVKTVEVFDNKGPVTNLNELEYINGYIWANEWLTDRIVIIDPESGEVVQELLLPNLLSASERAKLDQNDDVLNGIAYNEKKGTIYVTGKHWPKLFEIKTK, from the coding sequence ATGCCTTATCTCTACTACATACTACTTTCGCTCCTGTTGCTCTCTGCCTGTCAGGGAGAAAAAAAGAGTAAAGGGAACCAGAACCAGATTACGGTAGACAGCGCCCAAAGCCGCAAAACTACGGGACCTAAATACGTGAAAAGCGTGCAATTCGTGTATCCCATGAAATTCGACACCTGTCGGTTTAACGAGGAACTCAAAATTGTATACGCGAACAACAAGCACTATAAAATAGACTCCGCCCACCTGTTCTTCAACCAGAAACAGATTGCCACGCTCGACAGCGCAACCCGGGAATTCGTGTTCAAAATCCCGAAAGAAAAATGTGGTACCAACACGCTCAAAGTGATCGCGTTCCATCCCAACAACAAATGCGGGGTAGCAACCCAATCCTTTATCGTGAAACCGGATAAGGCACCCCAACCACTTCAATACCAACTGGTGAAAACCTATTCCCATGCCACGGATGCCTCCACGCAGGGATTAGTATATATAGACGGCATTATCTACGAGGGAACCGGGATCAAAGGCCAATCCACCCTGCGCAAGATCGACTTGGAGAACAACAAGACGCTCGCTATGCTGGGGTTGGACAGCCAATATTTCGGAGAGGGGATCACGGTTTACAAGGACAAGATATACCAGCTTACCTGGACTTCCCAGAAAGCATTCGTTTACGACTTGGCTTCTTTCACCCTGTTAACGACATTCGACTACTCTATGGAGCAAGGCTGGGGACTGACCACGATGGGTGACAAACTCGTCATGAGTGACGGTTCACACAACTTATACCACCTGGACCCTAACCTCTTCAGCGTAGTCAAAACCGTGGAAGTCTTCGACAACAAAGGTCCGGTGACCAACTTAAACGAACTGGAATACATAAACGGTTATATCTGGGCAAACGAATGGCTCACAGACCGGATTGTCATCATCGACCCAGAATCAGGCGAAGTAGTACAGGAGCTACTACTTCCGAACCTACTCTCCGCCTCTGAAAGAGCCAAACTAGACCAGAACGACGATGTTTTAAACGGTATCGCGTACAACGAAAAGAAGGGCACGATTTACGTTACCGGAAAACACTGGCCGAAGTTATTTGAGATAAAAACAAAATAA
- a CDS encoding RNA polymerase sigma factor, whose product MQQKDVQICDLLKNKDAKGMEFLFEEYYKPLVVWGDTFLNDVSRSEDLVQDFLIKLWEKRIGEKLEPSTLRSYLFVSIRNLALNAKVKVDPVRYVCDFAHLEKPWEEYDNIEEEVIQRIEREIKKLPSRSRDIIECVYLKGMRYKEVAAELNISVATVNTLLVNALKKLRQTTGKEESILIYWLCLSCCKSVAKA is encoded by the coding sequence ATGCAACAGAAGGATGTTCAGATATGTGATTTACTGAAAAATAAGGATGCGAAAGGGATGGAATTCCTTTTCGAGGAATATTATAAGCCTTTGGTTGTGTGGGGGGATACTTTTTTGAACGATGTTTCCCGGTCGGAGGATTTGGTTCAGGATTTTCTGATTAAATTGTGGGAAAAACGGATCGGGGAAAAATTGGAACCTTCAACGTTACGATCTTATCTTTTTGTTTCTATTCGTAACTTGGCGTTAAATGCTAAAGTGAAAGTTGATCCCGTACGGTATGTTTGTGATTTTGCCCATCTTGAAAAACCGTGGGAGGAGTATGACAATATTGAAGAAGAGGTTATTCAACGGATAGAGCGTGAAATCAAAAAATTGCCTTCCCGGAGTCGTGACATAATTGAATGTGTATACCTGAAAGGAATGCGATATAAGGAGGTTGCGGCAGAGTTGAATATTTCTGTGGCAACGGTCAATACTTTATTGGTAAATGCCTTGAAAAAGTTAAGGCAGACTACGGGTAAGGAAGAAAGTATTTTAATATATTGGTTGTGCCTGTCTTGTTGTAAATCAGTAGCCAAAGCGTGA
- a CDS encoding M48 family metallopeptidase yields MKRTILRLTFIVGIVLLFFRCATVPLTGRHQLILFPEDQMVSMSLTSYSSFLKENKLSTDAVNKQRIKNVGAKISKAVEQYLATNGLQDQIANFQWEFNLVASNEPNAWCMPGGKVVFYEGILPYCQNDAGIAVVMGHEIAHAVAHHSNERMSQQALIQYGQAAATEILGHDQSDARKAILAAAIGMGTNVGITLPFSRKHEYEADHLGLIFMAMAGYDPNEAVAFWTRMANASTGKQPEFLSTHPADTKRIAKLKEAIPEALKYKKN; encoded by the coding sequence ATGAAAAGAACCATTTTACGTCTTACGTTCATCGTAGGAATCGTTCTGCTTTTCTTCCGATGCGCCACCGTGCCGCTTACGGGAAGACACCAACTTATCCTATTCCCGGAAGACCAAATGGTCTCCATGAGTTTAACCTCATACAGTAGCTTTTTAAAGGAAAACAAGCTATCCACCGATGCCGTCAATAAACAACGGATCAAAAATGTCGGGGCAAAGATCTCGAAAGCCGTTGAACAATATCTTGCCACAAATGGGCTGCAAGACCAGATTGCCAATTTTCAATGGGAATTCAACCTCGTGGCCAGCAACGAACCCAACGCATGGTGTATGCCGGGAGGTAAGGTCGTTTTCTACGAGGGGATATTACCCTACTGTCAGAATGACGCAGGAATCGCTGTCGTCATGGGGCACGAGATCGCCCACGCCGTGGCTCACCACAGCAACGAGCGCATGAGCCAGCAGGCACTCATACAATACGGGCAGGCCGCTGCCACCGAAATCCTTGGTCACGACCAGAGTGATGCGAGAAAAGCCATCTTGGCTGCCGCGATAGGTATGGGAACCAACGTAGGAATCACACTCCCCTTCTCCCGTAAACACGAGTACGAGGCGGATCACTTGGGACTGATCTTCATGGCTATGGCCGGCTACGACCCGAATGAGGCTGTCGCTTTCTGGACCCGTATGGCAAACGCATCAACAGGCAAGCAGCCCGAATTCCTATCCACTCACCCTGCCGACACAAAACGGATTGCCAAACTAAAAGAGGCCATCCCGGAAGCGTTGAAATACAAGAAAAACTAG
- a CDS encoding FecR domain-containing protein translates to MIFEEDVDSFLLRYLLNELDPEDRKKVEEWIVANEENRQYYQAYQKTHLELRWMERSKKIEGNFIQFDRLRRKQHFRRVFYRSVACAIILLSVGGVFRYWDEKPEMRPVQECIQPGKSQAILYMASGQVVNVDKDAQELKEVDGTCINVDSVVGMTYNVTAGESSSEVLYNRVVVPKGGEFKLTLSDGTKVWLNSFSELRYPVNFTGKKREVILAGEAYFDVVGDPEHPFVVKVNDLDISVLGTQFNVNAYTAGIVKTVLVEGRVNLRGRMGEIDLHPRQMGEYRETDGNLHMMEVDVLPHVAWKDGNFIFRSESLEDIMDKLSIWYNLDVFYTNDELRGIRLSGNLFRYGDVNQLFTLFEKISDARFQVEGKSVVISCK, encoded by the coding sequence ATGATATTTGAAGAGGATGTGGATTCATTTTTATTGCGCTATTTACTGAATGAACTTGACCCGGAGGACCGGAAGAAAGTGGAAGAGTGGATTGTGGCAAACGAGGAAAATCGTCAGTACTATCAGGCCTATCAAAAAACTCATTTGGAGTTGCGCTGGATGGAGAGATCGAAAAAGATCGAAGGGAACTTTATTCAATTTGATCGGCTACGTCGGAAACAACATTTTCGGAGAGTTTTTTACAGGAGTGTCGCTTGTGCCATTATCTTGTTGTCCGTAGGAGGTGTTTTCCGGTACTGGGATGAAAAACCGGAAATGCGACCTGTTCAGGAGTGTATACAACCGGGGAAGTCGCAGGCTATACTTTATATGGCATCCGGACAGGTTGTTAACGTGGATAAGGATGCCCAAGAATTGAAGGAAGTGGATGGAACTTGTATCAATGTCGATTCGGTTGTGGGAATGACTTATAATGTTACGGCGGGGGAAAGTAGCTCGGAAGTATTGTATAATCGGGTGGTCGTACCTAAAGGAGGAGAGTTTAAATTGACATTGAGTGACGGGACAAAGGTGTGGTTGAATTCGTTCAGCGAGTTGCGTTATCCGGTCAATTTTACAGGAAAGAAACGTGAAGTTATCTTGGCAGGAGAGGCGTATTTTGATGTGGTCGGAGACCCGGAACATCCGTTCGTTGTCAAGGTAAATGATTTGGATATAAGTGTTTTGGGAACCCAGTTTAATGTTAATGCTTATACCGCAGGTATCGTGAAAACCGTGTTGGTGGAAGGACGTGTAAATCTACGAGGAAGAATGGGAGAGATCGATCTGCATCCCCGACAGATGGGTGAGTACCGGGAAACAGATGGTAACTTGCATATGATGGAAGTGGACGTTTTACCTCATGTGGCATGGAAAGACGGGAATTTTATATTTAGAAGTGAATCCTTGGAAGATATTATGGACAAATTGAGCATCTGGTATAATTTGGATGTGTTCTACACGAATGACGAGTTGAGGGGTATCCGTTTGTCCGGCAATTTATTCCGATACGGGGATGTGAATCAATTATTCACTCTTTTCGAGAAGATTTCCGATGCTCGTTTTCAGGTGGAAGGAAAAAGCGTCGTGATCAGTTGTAAATAA